A single window of uncultured Methanospirillum sp. DNA harbors:
- a CDS encoding MarR family transcriptional regulator: MVKQAKFEFVGKYISFLYRYHQTYLDKELEPYNIGSGQFFILMPLYKKDGINQEKISQIIKVDKATITRAITRLIDEGYVSRERDEDDRRAYKVFLTKKGKGIKRDILAIAKRWDDIILSNLDQDQHEAVRSTFCTMYDNVCDYTHS; this comes from the coding sequence ATGGTAAAACAAGCAAAATTTGAATTTGTCGGGAAGTACATCTCATTTCTCTACCGGTATCACCAGACATATCTGGACAAGGAACTGGAGCCATACAACATCGGTTCAGGGCAGTTCTTCATATTAATGCCCCTCTACAAGAAGGATGGCATAAACCAGGAGAAGATCTCCCAGATCATCAAGGTGGACAAGGCTACTATTACCAGGGCAATTACAAGACTGATCGATGAAGGCTACGTGAGCAGGGAAAGGGACGAGGATGACAGGCGTGCATACAAAGTCTTTCTGACTAAGAAGGGGAAGGGTATAAAACGCGATATCCTGGCGATTGCTAAGCGATGGGATGATATCATCCTTTCAAACCTGGATCAGGATCAGCATGAAGCAGTTAGATCAACGTTTTGCACAATGTATGATAACGTCTGCGATTACACACATTCATGA